Proteins encoded together in one Porites lutea chromosome 2, jaPorLute2.1, whole genome shotgun sequence window:
- the LOC140925950 gene encoding NPC intracellular cholesterol transporter 2-like, producing MKSLVSFIALLLTFTTVLSKQISYNNCTGEELGEILSIDITPCDEEPCVLKRGGNETVTINFIPHEAVTAAKIYAYAIFGLIPVPLPLPDPDACQGHGLTCPLKSREAVEFVYTQYISGDFPVGQLKIKAEIKDQNDKSIICGIVNLQIS from the coding sequence ATGAAAAGCCTAGTTTCCTTCATCGCACTTCTGCTTACATTTACAACTGTCCTCTCCAAGCAAATCAGCTACAATAACTGCACAGGTGAAGAGCTTGGAGAGATATTGTCCATTGACATAACACCGTGTGATGAAGAACCTTGTGTCCTCAAGCGCGGAGGTAACGAAACAGTAACCATAAACTTCATTCCACACGAAGCTGTGACGGCGGCAAAGATCTATGCCTATGCTATATTTGGTTTAATACCAGTTCCCCTGCCATTGCCGGATCCTGATGCTTGTCAAGGGCATGGACTGACATGTCCACTGAAGAGTCGGGAAGCTGTTGAGTTTGTATACACCCAGTACATTTCTGGGGACTTTCCAGTTGGACAGTTAAAGATCAAAGCAGAGATAAAGGACCAGAACGATAAATCCATCATCTGCGGTATTGTTAACTTGCAAATATCTTGA
- the LOC140925949 gene encoding uncharacterized protein, which translates to MLIRLPYRWICVLIFLIATCSCHISLGFWFFSCPHGNGQGRAGDVCSAFCRCHPMNTCEAGVQRCARPGEYGERCHATKPCGSGLTCQPGVQKCFHVPRRHGEPCVAGYECGAGLSCEPGVQRCYHHPRLYNEPCSAGFSCSSGLSCQPGYQRCLHHPRRENERCSAGYSCADGLVCRLCDKPFATCQLGRVPALTEQDYGRPFNKVAFLVTHNSFSNSVSFAVWVRNQLFSIRQQLEDGVRGLMLDIYPGWGEADVRLCHASCFWGGSTNLLDTLIEIRKFLELNEREVITIVFEDYLRNPVILKRVFDQAGLSSHVLRKENWGDGFSDWPTLTDMRRLGRLVVFNNNGLNGFPYTEFNMWYYVRENRYGNAGLNKKECIDRPESRWNKAWNDHWSLILINWFSTAANPLQPCLNSFAEIRNKLTTCYGKFGSWANFVAVDFYTAGSGGGAFQAVKWLNKKFREDGAFADRKKESSLPFSSPDTVSHSATNKSSQMETGAKNPADEPGYGSGFHDLSDIIAHVLQHKNRWLTKKSNVSKGLTGIISADGSYLNSSRVSNAASSQSDEKKGWTTRNNSPGNKDKIFPANLVTSTYSNIQSSENFGSKHTASVIDNERRNWNSTPRSNHTNHKQNTQDFLSKVYPYLKNHQSNHAISGITDKTGNVPRVRSRNLTSQGEVFHVGPEGKVARLANFTGRHSRFPPSALRSKKNMAVKLRNLRRQLARLKLKLNKYIHSAHIGTKKKVKHNT; encoded by the exons ATGCTCATCAGATTACCGTATCGCTGGATTTGTGTTTTAATATTCCTCATTGCCACCTGTTCATGCCATATTAGTTTGGGTTTCTGGTTCTTCTCTTGTCCCCATGGCAACGGTCAAGGACGAGCGGGTGATGTGTGTTCAGCTTTTTGTCGTTGCCACCCAATGAACACGTGTGAGGCTGGAGTTCAAAGATGCGCGCGACCTGGGGAGTATGGAGAACGTTGCCATGCTACAAAGCCGTGCGGAAGTGGTCTCACTTGTCAACCGGGCGTCCAAAAATGCTTCCACGTGCCTCGTCGTCATGGTGAGCCTTGTGTGGCTGGTTATGAGTGTGGAGCTGGCCTGTCATGTGAGCCAGGAGTTCAG CGCTGCTATCACCACCCTCGACTTTATAACGAGCCGTGCTCAGCTGGCTTTTCTTGTTCTTCAGGCCTCAGTTGCCAGCCGGGATATCAACGCTGTCTTCATCATCCGCGGCGGGAAAATGAACGCTGCTCGGCGGGGTACTCATGCGCAGATGGGCTAGTATGCAGGCTGTGTGACAAGCCTTTTGCCACCTGTCAGCTTGGGCGTGTACCCGCTCTAACAGAGCAG gacTATGGACGCCCCTTCAACAAAGTGGCATTTCTTGTTACCCATAATTCTTTTTCAAACTCTGTGAGTTTTGCTGTATGGGTCCGCAATCAACTGTTCAGCATCAGACAGCAGCTCGAAGATGGTGTGCGCGGTCTTATGCTAGACATATATCCAG GGTGGGGAGAGGCAGATGTTCGTCTCTGTCACGCGTCTTGTTTCTGGGGTGGTTCGACAAACTTATTAGATACCCTGATTGAAATCAGAAAATTCTTGGAATTAAACGAACGCGAAGTCATCACAATCGTCTTCGAAGACTACCTGAGAAATCCTGTAATTCTGAAACGGGTATTCGATCAAGCAGGCTTATCTTCCCATGTACTGCGCAAGGAGAACTGGGGTGACGGCTTCAGTGATTGGCCAACGTTAACAGACATGCGCAGATTAGGTCGATTGGTAGTGTTCAACAACAATGGCCTCAACGGTTTTCCATACACGGAGTTCAACATGTGGTATTACGTAAGAGAGAATCGATATGGTAACGCTGGCCTCAACAAAAAG gAGTGTATTGACCGGCCGGAATCTCGCTGGAACAAGGCCTGGAATGATCACTGGAGTCTGATTCTTATAAACTGGTTCAGTACAGCGGCTAATCCCCTTCAGCCATGCCTAAATTCATTTGCAGAGATAAGGAACAAGTTGACTACTTGTTACGGCAAGTTTGGCTCTTGGGCCAATTTTGTAGCTGTGGATTTCTACACCGCAGGCTCAGGGGGAGGAGCATTTCAAGCTGTCAAATGGCTCAACAAAAAATTCAGAG AAGACGGAGCATTTGCAGACAGGAAAAAAGAATCTTCTTTGCCGTTTTCTTCTCCTGATACTGTCAGTCATTCAGCAACAAATAAATCCAGTCAGATGGAAACCGGAGCTAAGAACCCAGCTGACGAACCTGGATACGGAAGTGGATTCCATGATCTTTCTGACATTATTGCCCACGTATTACAGCACAAAAATCGTTGGTTGACAAAGAAAAGCAACGTCAGCAAAGGTTTAACTGGTATTATTTCTGCGGATGGGTCCTATTTGAACTCCTCAAGGGTTTCTAATGCGGCGTCAAGTCAATCTGATGAAAAGAAGGGTTGGACAACTCGAAACAATAGTCCGGGGAATAAAGACAAGATCTTCCCAGCAAACTTAGTCACATCAACTTATAGTAATATACAGTcctctgaaaattttggaagtaAACACACTGCTTCAGTGATCGACAACGAGAGAAGAAACTGGAATTCAACGCCTCGCTCCAATCATACTAATCATAAACAGAATACACAGGATTTCTTGAGTAAGGTTTATCCATACCTTAAAAATCACCAATCGAATCACGCTATTTCAGGGATCACAGACAAAACAGGAAACGTACCAAGGGTACGATCTCGAAATCTCACTAGTCAAGGGGAAGTTTTTCATGTAGGTCCAGAAGGAAAAGTAGCCCGATTAGCTAATTTTACAGGAAGACATTCTCGGTTCCCCCCGAGCGCTCTCCGATCGAAGAAGAATATGGCCGTAAAGCTACGTAATCTTCGGCGACAATTGGCTCGgctgaaattaaaattaaacaagtACATTCATTCGGCTCACATTGGGACAAAGAAGAAAGTTAAACATAACACTTAA